The DNA region GAGCTCGGCCAGCGACTTCTTCTGCCGGGCCATCTCGGCGACCAGGTGCAGGCCGGTCAGCACGCCGTCACCGGTGGTGGCGAACGCCCGCATGATCACGTGGCCGGACTGCTCTCCGCCCAGCGAGTAGCCGCCGGCGTTCATGTCCTCGAGCACGTAGCGGTCGCCCACGGCGGTCTGCCGCACGGTGATGCCGTGCTCGCGCATGGCCAGGTGCAGGCCGAGGTTGCTCATGACCGTCGCGACGAGCGTGTCGTCGGCGAGCCTGCCGCGGCTCTTCATCGCCACCGCGAGGATCGCCATGATCTGGTCGCCGTCGATGACGTTGCCGTCGGCGTCCACCGCCAGGCAGCGATCGGCGTCCCCGTCGTGGGCGATGCCGACATCCGCGCCGACGCGCACGACCTCCGCCGCCAGCTTCTCGAGGTGCGTGGAGCCCACGCCGTCGTTGATGTTGATGCCGTCGGGGTCGGCCCCGATGACGGTCACCTTGGCACCTGCCGCGCGGAACGCCTCGGGGGATGCTCCGGATGCCGCACCGTTGGCGCAGTCGAGCACCACGTGGATGCCGTCCAGGCGATGCGGCAGCGAGGCCAGCAGGTGCAGCACGTAACGATCCTCGGCATCCGAGAACCGCTCCACGCGACCCACCTCGCCACCGGTGGGCTGCAGCCTGGTGCGCTCGTCGATGGCCCTCTCGATGCGCTGCTCGACCTCGTCGGGCAGCTTCACGCCGCCGCGGGCGAAGATCTTGATGCCGTTGTCGGGGGCGGGGTTGTGGGATGCCGAGATCATCACGCCGAAGTCGGCGTCGATGTCGGAGATGAGGAAGGCGGCCGCCGGGGTCGGCAGCGTACCGGCATCCAGCACGTCCACGCCGGAGGAGGCGAGCCCCGCCTCGACAGCGGCGCTGAGGAAGTGACCGGAGATCCGCGGGTCGCGCGCGACCACCGCGGTGAGACGCTTGCCGGCGGCCTTGCGAGCCTCGGCGATACGGCCCTGGCCCAGGACGACAGCCGTCGCCTGGGCCAGGGTGAGGGCAAGCTCAGCGGTCAGGAGCGGGCCGTTGGCCAGCCCCCGCACGCCGTCTGTACCGAACAGAGCCATATGTTGCAGCTGTGCGGATCAGCGCTTGGAGTACTGAGGAGCCTTGCGGGCCTTCTTGAGACCGGCCTTCTTGCGCTCGATGACGCGAGCGTCACGCGACAGGAAGCCGGCCTTCTTGAGGGTCGGACGGTTGTTCTCGGCGTCGATGTTGTTCAGCGCGCGGGCGATGCCCAGGCGCAGAGCGCCGGCCTGACCCGAGTCTCCGCCGCCCGAGATGCGGGCGATGACGTCGTACGCACCGACCAGGTTCAGCGCGGTGAACGGGTCGTTGATCAGCTGCTGGTGCAGCTTGTTGGGGAAGTAGTCCTCGAGGGTACGACCGTTGATGGTGATCGTGCCCGAGCCGGGGATCAGACGCACGCGGGCGATGGCCTGCTTGCGCCGGCCCACGGCGGCCCCCGGCACGGAGAGCACGGGGCGGGGAGCGGACTCCACGACCTCGGCCTCCGGCGTGGAGGTGGAGAAGTTCTGCGGGAATTCTGCGGTGTCCTGAATGTCAGCCACGAGTATGTCCTTAGTCTGTGCGGCGCTTACTGGGCGACCTGGTCGAGGGTGTACGGCGTGGGCTGCTGAGCGGCGTGCGGGTGCTCGGCACCGGCGTACACCTTCAGCTTCGACAGCTGCTGGCGGCCCAGGGTGTTCTTCGGGAGCATGCCGCGCACGGCCTTCTCCACGGCGCGAACCGGGTTCTTCTCGAGGAGCTCGGCGTAGGAGGTCGCCGTCAGGCCGCCCGGGTAGCCCGAGTGGCGGTAGGCCATCTTCTTGTGGAGCTTCTGCCCCGTGAGGGCGACCTTCTCGGCGTTGACGATGACGACGAAGTCGCCGGTGTCGACGTGCGGAGCGAAGGTCGGCTTGTGCTTGCCGCGCAGGATCGCTGCGGCGTGCGAGGCGAGGCGGCCGAGAACGACGTCGGTGGCGTCGATGACGATCCAGTCACGCTGGACCTGCCCGGCCTTCGGGGTGTAAGTGCGCGTCACAATAGTGCTGCTTTCTTGGAATCGAACGGAGAGGTTCGTGAATCCCGCTCCGGGGTGGTTCTCAATGCGGAGAACACGCCAGTGGAGGGCTCACGTTCGTCGCACCCGATCCGCGCATGCGCACATCACGAGCACCAAGGGGCCAGCTTACCGCATCCGCTCCCCGTCCCCAACTCAGGGCTTCGGTCATGGAGCGGGGAACATCGATCCGCACGAGGCATCCACCGTGACCGGAGTCTCCGTCACGGTGGGCGAGTATCGCACCTGCAGCGGCTGATCGGCATCCGTCGGCACCGTCGTCGTGAACGAGACCGTCCTCGACTCGCCCATCGGCACCATCACGACCATGCTCCTGAAGTCGCGCCCCTTGTACGTGCCGACCCGCTCCTCCGCATCCCGATCCCCCTTCGCGGGACTCGAGCCCACGAGCTCTCCACCGGGGAGCGCCATGCCGATGACATCCAGCATGATCGTCGTGCGCGGCTGGCCCCAGCGCTCGTTGCGCATCCCCAGCGTGTAATGACTCAGGTCGTTGCCGGGAACGGCGCTGTGCATCGTGATCGACGTGGTCATGGTGCGCTTGTCCGCATCGCACGTGACCGCCATCTCGTTGCTGAGGTAGTACTCCAGTTTGGAATGCGCATCATCGTTGAGATAGATGCCGGTCTGCGTGACCTTCTCGTTGTCGGTGGTCACCGTGCCGTCCACGCCCAGTTCCGCCGCGACGGCCTGCTGATCGGCATCCGCGAACCAGGCGTACACGCGCTGCTCGTCCGCAGCCCTCTGCAACTGCTCGAGCATCGCCAGCGGATCCCAGCCGCCGCTCATCACGGTGCTGAACACCGCCGCCGACACCTTCGCGAAGTACAGGTCGGCGAGCTCACCGCGCGCGCCGAACCGCTCGTACGTGTCACTGAGCAGCAGCTTCACCGCGTTGTCCGCCGTGACGGGGGTGTCCTCCCCCTCCACCGTGACAGGGCCCGCCACCTTCAGCATGTACGAGAGCGTGACCGGGTCGACGGAGATGATGCCGTCCAGCCGGTCGCCCACCGTCTTGCCCCACAGCCCGCTCACCAGTCGCGCCGTGTCGGTGAAATCGGGCATCCGGGTGTAGTTCTGCGAGTACTTCCAGGTGTCGCTCTCGAAGAGCTTCTCCTCATCCGGATTCTCCAGATGCTGCGGGAAGAAGCCCTTGGGCCCCTTCAGCACGAAGTCCAACGCGGCCTGGTCCTGGCGCATCTCGACTTTGCCGCCGTCCACGCGCAGCACGGCGCCCGCGCCCGGGTTTCCGCCCGTCGCGCGCGTCTCGGCGTTGTTCTGGAACAGCAGCGCATAGTTGCGGGGGCCGTCTCCGCCCAGCATCGACAGCACCATCGGCAGGTTCTTCTCGGCGAAGTCGATCGCCGGCGTCGCCTGTTCGACGATGTCCACCAGCTGGCCGATGTTGTCTTCGACGAAGGGGTGGATGGCGTCCAGGTCGATCCGGTCGATGTGCGACTTCGCCTCGTCGAACACCGACTTCAGCTCGGGCAGCTTCGGCTGGGCGGTGCGGAAGGGCTCCAGGTTGATCCCGCCGCCCTCGACCTTGAAGTTGGCCGGGTCGGCCAGGGGAAGAAGCTCGGATGCCAGCGGCAGGGCGTCCCTGACCAGGATGTGCGTCGCCTGCGTCGTCTCGCTCACGGCCGTGACGTTGGCGCCCACCCACGGCACCGCGCCGGCGATCCCCCACAGCGGCCCGTTCACGATCTCGTCGGCGTCGGAGGTGAGCTTCAGCACCTCCTGGCTGAGCGACTCGACGCCCGCGACGTCGCCGTCCTTCATGAGCGGGACGACCTGGCCGATCTTCGATTTCGCACCCTGGAGGTCGTCCTTCACCTGCAGCGCCTGCACGAGCAGGATGCCGCCCATCACGACAGCGGCGACCAGGAGGAGGAAGATCCCCAGCACGACCCACGGCCAGACGCGGTGGCGGCGGGGGCCGTCTGCGTCGTCGTAGCTGCCGTACTCCGGGTCGAGGGCGGGGTCGAGGTCGGCGAGCGTACCGTCATAACGACGCTCGCGACGCGAGCGCGGTGCATTCGAATCAGTGATGGCAGCCCCCTCGGTGGCCTCATGCGCGCCGCCCGGTCGACACGCTCAGCAAAGGATACCGAGCATCCCTGGGGCTGACCCTGGGCGGTTCCGAGGCATCGTCCTCGATCCTCCGCTGACGGAGCGGCATTGCCGTACGCGGACGGCGGTTTCGTCAGCGCAGGAGTTGCTCTGAGATGCTCGCCGAAGTGCTCATAAGCGTCCTGGACACGTCGTCCAGGTCAGGCAACCCTCCCGCGACCGTGACCAGTCCTATGCTCCCGACCGCACGACGCTTGCGATCCAAGATCGGTACCGCGAGACCCGAGACTCCGAACCGGATCTCATCGCTGGAGTATGCGTAGCCCCTGCGTCGAATCTCGCTCAGAGTCTCGCGTAGCCTCTCGGCGGTACCGACATCCGACAGCTTCCCCAGCATCGCTTCGACAACCTTCGGCGGAGAGAACGCGAGGATGGCACGTCCGTGGCCGCCGGCCGCCAACGGGCTGCGGAAACCCAACGAGTACCTGATCTGCGTCGGCCCCGACTGGCTCACCCGCTGATCGAGAATGACACCATCCGTGCCGTCTGCGACCACGAGGACGCAAGTCGCGTCGTAGCGGGCTGCGAGCTGCTCAAGTCCGGACTGCGCCGCTGTCCGGATGTCGGACTCGATGGAGTCGCTGAGATTCAGAATCGTGAGACCCAGTGAGTAGCTGCTTCCATCACGACGTACGAAGCCTCGAGCCTCCAAGGTGGAGAGTGAGCGGTAGACGATCGTCCGGCTGAGGCCCGTGAGCTTCGCGAGTTCGATGGAAGTAGCGGCTCCCTGCTCACCCAGCAGTTGCAATATCCACAGCGCGTTATCGACGGTCTTGGAAACCTGAGCCACGCTTCTTACCTCCGCAACATCCACGCACCAGAACAATCCGAGCGTTCGCACACCCATGCCGCCTCAGCGATGAGTACCACCCTAGTGCGGCCAGGCGGGCACGAGCGCAGGGTCCGTCCGCACCGTCTCTACGACGCGGACGCTTCCGGCACGCGCGTCAACAGTGCGCCACCAGCGCCGATTACGCCCAGACCGAGAGCGACCAACCCGCCCACGGCGCCGAGATCCAGCGTCTGCCACCAAGTCGCCCCCACGGCGAAGGACCCCGGCCCCGCGAACGCGACTGCTGAAGCCAGCACGATGATCGCAAGAGGATAGGTGAAGCCGCCTTTCGCGTTGAAGTAGCCGTTCTTCCAATGCACAGCGAAGGTGGCGACGAGCATCGACGCGATGAGTCCCGCGGCCGCGAGCGGAATGAGCAGGCCGAGCAGCATGAGGATGGCCGCGCCCGCTTCGCACGCTGCGGATATCGGTCCGATGATGCCGGCCGACCTCATCCGCAACGAGCGCAGATATGAACTCCACCCCTTCAGCCCCGGCCCTCCGAACAGGCCGAAGAGCTTCTGCCCTCCGTATGCGATGAAGTTGACTCCGAGATACACCCTCACCAGAAGCATCCCGATGTCAAAGCCGAGATCGATCTCGTTCATCCTGTGCTCTCCTTCCATCATTCTTCTCTGCGCCATCCACGATTTCTGGCGTCTCACTCGCGTTGCCAGACCTGCTCGGCACCTCGGCCCAGTCACGAAGGCCGTGGAGCATTCCACTCAGACCGCGGGGCTGAAAGACGAGGATCGCCACCACCAGCAGGGCGTAAATGAGGTTGCTGACATATGTAGGTCCGAAAGCCGACTGTGTATCGGTGTCGGCGACGAACGGGAGCACGCTGGAGAAGTGATCCAGCAGTTGGGGTATGGCGGTCACGACGATCGCCCCGAGTGCGGCTCCCGTCACGGACCCCATCCCCCCGATCACGATGATCACCGTGTACGTAATACTCATATCCAAGCCGAACGCGTCGGGGACGACCTGTTCGTATGTGAGTGCGAGCAAGACTCCCGCCACACCCGCATACGCCGAAGACACAGTGAAGACCGCCGCCTTCGTACGCTGAACATTCACTCCCAGAACAGCTGCCGCAACCTCACTGTCACGGATGTTCTGCAGCTGCCGACCGAAGCGACTGTCACGGAGGTTGCGCGCGACCCAGACGCTTCCGACGGCGAGCACCACACCTAGCAGCCATAGTCGCTCCAGTCTCTCGAACGGAACCCCCAACAGAGAGAATGCCGGGTCGCCGGAGCTGAAGCTCCAGCCGAAGACGGTGAATTCCGGTGTTCGACGACCGGAAGTCCCACCCGTCAACGGACTTGCGTTCAGCATCACGAACTGGCCGATGAACACCAGCCCCAGAGTGGCAATGCCCAGGTACAGTCCGCGGAGCCGCTTTGCGACGGGGCTGAAGAGGACCCCGGCTGATGCCGTGATGGCCACGGCCAATACGGCCGCGATCAGGGGCGGCAATCCCATCCCCCACGACCCGTCTTCGGGCTGAGCCGCAAGGATCGCGTACGCGTACGCACCCACGCCGATGAAGAACGCATGCGCCAACGAGAGCTGACCCGCCAGGCCCGTGAGAAGGTCGAGGCCGACCGCGCCGATGACCGCCACACAGATGAACAGGCCGAGTTGCAGCCAGAAGGTCTCCAGATACACGGGCACGGCGGCGACGATGAGCGCCATGGCGATCCACACAACGATGCGGACCACGAAACGCACCGAGAACACGACACGGATGTCAGACACGGACGGCCTCCCGCGAGCCGAACAAGCCCTGCGGTCTCCACAGCAGAACCACGAACAGCACGACGTACGGCAGAACTCCGGAGAGCCCGATCCCCAGGAACGCGAGCTGGTGCTGATAACCGGCAGCCAGAGCCTCAACCACACCGATTATAAGCCCGCCCACCACCGCACCTCCGAAGGAATCCACGCCCCCGAGCATCACCGCCGGCAGCGCTCGCAACGCTGTCACCCCAACCCCGATCTCCAGCCCGGGTGTGGGAAAACTGACGAGAAAGACGCCTGCTATCACCGTCAACGCGCCACCAACCACCCACGCCGACGTCGAGATACGAGAGGTGTTGATTCCGGCGAGAGCGGCCGCTTCCTGGTCCTCTGCGTTGGCGCGCATGGCGACTCCCCACCCGGTGTATCGAAGCGCGAGGAAGAACACGGCGAGCAAGACGCTCGCCACGCAGACGGTGACCACACGGGACAGCGGAACTGTCGCGCCAAGGAAGTCAAGCGTCATGTCGCCCCACGGCGTGTGAACGGGGATGATCTGAGTGCCTATCTCCCGCCTTGCCTCCGTCGTCAGTGCGATGTCGACGGCGATCATCAGGATCGCCAGCAGCACCATCAGGTCCGGCCCCTTCACCCTCCGAGCCAGCACCAGATAGACCGCTCCCGACAGCATTCCTCCGAAGGCGACTCCCGCAAGCAGTGCGGGGAAGAAGCCGATGAGCGGCTCCAGGCGTGCCAGCACAAGAACGCTCATGACCAGTAGCGACCCTTGAGCCAGGTTGAATACACCGGTCGACTTGAAGATCGTGACGAATCCGAGCGCCAGGACGGCATAGACGGATCCCAGAGAAAGACCTGCTATCAGCAACGACGAGAGCGTCTCCACGTCACTCCTCTCCCTTTTCGTAGGAATCTGACGACCCCGCATCCAGGCCCAGATAGGAACGGATCACCTGCGGGTCACGTGTGACGTGCGCCGGCGTGCCCGTGGCGATGATCCGCCCGAAGTCGAGCACGGAGACCGTGTCGGCGAGCCCCATGACGAACGACATGTTGTGCTCGACGAGAAGTATCGTGAGATCGAGCGCGGAATGGGCTTCACGGATGGCCTGAGCCATCACCGACATCTCTTCTGCGCTCATTCCAGCGACGGGTTCGTCGAGGATGACTACCCGCGGCTCGGCACACAGCGCTCTAGCGAATTCCACTCGCTTCTGCACTCCGTAGGGAAGCGTTCCAGCCGGCCGGTCCAGCACATCGTCAAGGCCGAGGAACTCTGCCACTTCATGCACGCGAGAGCGATGAACGGCTTCGTCTCGCCGCGCGCGGGCGGATCTGAAGGCAAAGCCGACGATTCCGGCCGAGAAGAGATGATGGCGACCGTCCAACAGGTTCTCGCGCACTGTTCGCCCGCGCCCGAGCGCAAGATTCTGGAAGGTGCGCGCCACGCCTCGCCGCACGAGGTCGTCAGCCCTCAGATCAGACATCGGTGCGTCTCTCACACGGATCTCTCCGGCTGTCGGCCGGTAGATGCCCGACAACAGATTGAGCAGCGTGCTCTTGCCTGCACCATTCGGTCCGATGAGAGCATGGATCTCGCTCTCTTGAACTTGGAGGTTCACATCCGCGAGTGCGACAACACCTCCGAACTGCTTTGAGACACCGACCATCGAGAGCATCGAAGTCATGTCGAGCTCCAGCGGGTGAGTACGGGTCGGACTTCCGAGGTCGGCTGCTTCGCCACCGCATCCACCCCGCCGAGATATCTCTCGATCACTTCCGGAGACGTCGCCAATTCACTGCTCTCCCCCGAGAGCACAATCCTGCCCATATCCAGGACGTATGCGTACTCGGCGATGCGGAGAGCCATACCCGCGTTCTGCTCGACAAGCAGCACCGTTGTGCCCTCGCTGTTCACGGTCCTGATCGCATCTGCAACCCGTTCGATCGTCTGAGGCGAGAGTCCGAGCGAGGGTTCGTCGAGCATCAGCAGATCGGGATTGGACATGAGCGCCCGACCGATGGCGATCATCTGCTGCTCGCCGCCGGACATCAGTCCCGCGCGGATGTTCCTCTTCTCAGCCAGCTGGGGAAACAGAGCGAACACCCGATCCTTCGCCCGTTGTCGATCCCTCGCAGTCTTGGCGGCGAATCCACCCGCACGAAGGTTCTCTTCGACCGTGAGTCGTGTGAAGACTCTGCGTCCCTCCGGCACGTGGGCTATACCGGCCAAGACAGCCGCATGCGGGTTCCTCCCAGAAAGAGTACGTCCGAAGACCTCCATCGAGCCGGCGGCGATATGCCCACGACAGTAACCGAGAGTGAGCGAGAGAGCACGCAGTAACGTCGTCTTACCCGCCCCATTGCTTCCCAGCAGAGCCACAAGCTGCCCCTGTTCGACAGAGAGCGAGACGTCGGAAAGTCCGATGATCGACCTGTTGTAGAGGACCCGCAGGCCATCCACCGCAAGAGCACTCGTCATTCATGCACCTCTTCACTCGTCAGGATCGAGCACACGGGACCCGAGGAGGAAGCCGCACCGCGGCTCCCTCCCCCTGGTCATCGGCCTCACTCGTTCAGGGTCGCGGTGAGCTCACCGATGAAGGGCTGCTCCTCGATGCGCAACCCGTCGATCATGCTCGGATCAGGCCGCAGAACATAGCTCATCATCCCCGGCGAACGCAGATCGAACTCGAGCGGAACGATGGCACCGCCGGTTTCCACCTCTCCGAGACCATCGACCACCGCGAGAAGGCCTGCCCGGGTCAGGTCTCCGTCCTTGCACGCGGCACTGAGCGCCTGGTCCATGATGGTCGCCATACCCCATCCCAAGTTCATCCAATGCGATGGATGCGCGCCACTTCCGCTCTCCTCGAGAGCCGCTCTGTTCGCCGATGGGCCGTCAGATCCGTCGCCGAATGGGGCGACGTAGGCGACGAAGTACGTGTTCTCTTCAAGTCCTGGTCCCGCAGACGTCTCCAATGCAGAGGCATCGAACGCGCCTGCACTCGCGATGAACGGCACGTCCAGCCCCTGAGCACGAGCTATCGTCACCGCCGAGTTGAGGACACCGGCGCTTCCTGCCACGAACACGGCGCTCACGCCCGCGCCACCGAGGGCCGTGATCTGCGCCGTCATGTCCTTGTCCGTGACTTCGGCCGGCTGTGAGACGAGCGTGAGGCCGGCAAGGTCCGCCGCCTCCTCCACACCCACCAGAGACGCCTTGCCGAAGTCATTGTTGAGATAGATCGCTCCGATGACATCACCCTCCTGGACACCGAGGTTATCGACGGCGTACGAGACACCGTTCATCATCTCGACATCATTCAGCGTCCCCGCCAGCAGAATGTTGTCGTTCTCGGCGAGATCCGGCGCCGGCACGGCGATGACCATCATGTCGTCTTTCGCGAAGTCGTCCATGTTGACGACTGTGATCGGAGTGGCAGTGGTGGCTTGGATGGCAAGTACGTCGTCTCGCAGTTCCGCGTAAGCCGTCTTCGCCCGATCCGTCTTGTACTCCGTGTCCTTGACGACGAGCTCCACGGAGCGCTCGCAGACCTGGTGCGTCTGCCAATAGTGTTTCGCCCCCTCCACCGTGGGGACTCCCGTCGACGCGAAAGGTCCGGTCAGGTCGGCGATGATTCCCAGAGTGATGCTGTCTTCCGTCACTCCCGGAACGATTACAGCATCAGAATCGGAAGTCGCCTTGGAACTGGTGCAGCCGATTGTCGTGGCGAGGGTCACGCCGACGACGGCAAGCGTCAAGACGCTTCGCAGAACAGTCTTCTTCATTGAAAGTGTCCTTACTGTGAGCTGGATTACATGGGGTCTACTGTCATGTCACCGATACTTGAAGTCGACGCGCCCTGACTCGATCTGGCGCAGGAGACACAGCTCTCAACGGGGAGAACAGTCCCCAGAAGATCTGACTCCCCGCAGAGAGTCCACCAACAGATTGACATCGGTGAACTCATCGCCGCGCCATGCGACATGTCCGTCCGGCCGCACGAGCACCAGCCGCCGTTGATACAGCGATGCGAACCCCTGGTCGGTGAGGTCATGCACTTCGACGGGAACGGAATGAAGCGCGGCAGCACGAAGGAACTCCGCGATGTTGTCCCTGTCCGCGCCGAA from Microbacterium soli includes:
- the rplM gene encoding 50S ribosomal protein L13, with translation MTRTYTPKAGQVQRDWIVIDATDVVLGRLASHAAAILRGKHKPTFAPHVDTGDFVVIVNAEKVALTGQKLHKKMAYRHSGYPGGLTATSYAELLEKNPVRAVEKAVRGMLPKNTLGRQQLSKLKVYAGAEHPHAAQQPTPYTLDQVAQ
- a CDS encoding IclR family transcriptional regulator is translated as MAQVSKTVDNALWILQLLGEQGAATSIELAKLTGLSRTIVYRSLSTLEARGFVRRDGSSYSLGLTILNLSDSIESDIRTAAQSGLEQLAARYDATCVLVVADGTDGVILDQRVSQSGPTQIRYSLGFRSPLAAGGHGRAILAFSPPKVVEAMLGKLSDVGTAERLRETLSEIRRRGYAYSSDEIRFGVSGLAVPILDRKRRAVGSIGLVTVAGGLPDLDDVSRTLMSTSASISEQLLR
- a CDS encoding branched-chain amino acid ABC transporter permease: MSDIRVVFSVRFVVRIVVWIAMALIVAAVPVYLETFWLQLGLFICVAVIGAVGLDLLTGLAGQLSLAHAFFIGVGAYAYAILAAQPEDGSWGMGLPPLIAAVLAVAITASAGVLFSPVAKRLRGLYLGIATLGLVFIGQFVMLNASPLTGGTSGRRTPEFTVFGWSFSSGDPAFSLLGVPFERLERLWLLGVVLAVGSVWVARNLRDSRFGRQLQNIRDSEVAAAVLGVNVQRTKAAVFTVSSAYAGVAGVLLALTYEQVVPDAFGLDMSITYTVIIVIGGMGSVTGAALGAIVVTAIPQLLDHFSSVLPFVADTDTQSAFGPTYVSNLIYALLVVAILVFQPRGLSGMLHGLRDWAEVPSRSGNASETPEIVDGAEKNDGRRAQDERDRSRL
- a CDS encoding ABC transporter substrate-binding protein, which encodes MKKTVLRSVLTLAVVGVTLATTIGCTSSKATSDSDAVIVPGVTEDSITLGIIADLTGPFASTGVPTVEGAKHYWQTHQVCERSVELVVKDTEYKTDRAKTAYAELRDDVLAIQATTATPITVVNMDDFAKDDMMVIAVPAPDLAENDNILLAGTLNDVEMMNGVSYAVDNLGVQEGDVIGAIYLNNDFGKASLVGVEEAADLAGLTLVSQPAEVTDKDMTAQITALGGAGVSAVFVAGSAGVLNSAVTIARAQGLDVPFIASAGAFDASALETSAGPGLEENTYFVAYVAPFGDGSDGPSANRAALEESGSGAHPSHWMNLGWGMATIMDQALSAACKDGDLTRAGLLAVVDGLGEVETGGAIVPLEFDLRSPGMMSYVLRPDPSMIDGLRIEEQPFIGELTATLNE
- a CDS encoding branched-chain amino acid ABC transporter permease — translated: METLSSLLIAGLSLGSVYAVLALGFVTIFKSTGVFNLAQGSLLVMSVLVLARLEPLIGFFPALLAGVAFGGMLSGAVYLVLARRVKGPDLMVLLAILMIAVDIALTTEARREIGTQIIPVHTPWGDMTLDFLGATVPLSRVVTVCVASVLLAVFFLALRYTGWGVAMRANAEDQEAAALAGINTSRISTSAWVVGGALTVIAGVFLVSFPTPGLEIGVGVTALRALPAVMLGGVDSFGGAVVGGLIIGVVEALAAGYQHQLAFLGIGLSGVLPYVVLFVVLLWRPQGLFGSREAVRV
- a CDS encoding DUF4012 domain-containing protein: MLGIFLLLVAAVVMGGILLVQALQVKDDLQGAKSKIGQVVPLMKDGDVAGVESLSQEVLKLTSDADEIVNGPLWGIAGAVPWVGANVTAVSETTQATHILVRDALPLASELLPLADPANFKVEGGGINLEPFRTAQPKLPELKSVFDEAKSHIDRIDLDAIHPFVEDNIGQLVDIVEQATPAIDFAEKNLPMVLSMLGGDGPRNYALLFQNNAETRATGGNPGAGAVLRVDGGKVEMRQDQAALDFVLKGPKGFFPQHLENPDEEKLFESDTWKYSQNYTRMPDFTDTARLVSGLWGKTVGDRLDGIISVDPVTLSYMLKVAGPVTVEGEDTPVTADNAVKLLLSDTYERFGARGELADLYFAKVSAAVFSTVMSGGWDPLAMLEQLQRAADEQRVYAWFADADQQAVAAELGVDGTVTTDNEKVTQTGIYLNDDAHSKLEYYLSNEMAVTCDADKRTMTTSITMHSAVPGNDLSHYTLGMRNERWGQPRTTIMLDVIGMALPGGELVGSSPAKGDRDAEERVGTYKGRDFRSMVVMVPMGESRTVSFTTTVPTDADQPLQVRYSPTVTETPVTVDASCGSMFPAP
- a CDS encoding ABC transporter ATP-binding protein; this translates as MTSMLSMVGVSKQFGGVVALADVNLQVQESEIHALIGPNGAGKSTLLNLLSGIYRPTAGEIRVRDAPMSDLRADDLVRRGVARTFQNLALGRGRTVRENLLDGRHHLFSAGIVGFAFRSARARRDEAVHRSRVHEVAEFLGLDDVLDRPAGTLPYGVQKRVEFARALCAEPRVVILDEPVAGMSAEEMSVMAQAIREAHSALDLTILLVEHNMSFVMGLADTVSVLDFGRIIATGTPAHVTRDPQVIRSYLGLDAGSSDSYEKGEE
- the glmM gene encoding phosphoglucosamine mutase, which encodes MALFGTDGVRGLANGPLLTAELALTLAQATAVVLGQGRIAEARKAAGKRLTAVVARDPRISGHFLSAAVEAGLASSGVDVLDAGTLPTPAAAFLISDIDADFGVMISASHNPAPDNGIKIFARGGVKLPDEVEQRIERAIDERTRLQPTGGEVGRVERFSDAEDRYVLHLLASLPHRLDGIHVVLDCANGAASGASPEAFRAAGAKVTVIGADPDGININDGVGSTHLEKLAAEVVRVGADVGIAHDGDADRCLAVDADGNVIDGDQIMAILAVAMKSRGRLADDTLVATVMSNLGLHLAMREHGITVRQTAVGDRYVLEDMNAGGYSLGGEQSGHVIMRAFATTGDGVLTGLHLVAEMARQKKSLAELASIMTVYPQVMINVKGVDKDAVSDHSGVQEAVKAVEAELGDSGRVLLRKSGTEPLVRVMVEAADAETANAHAESLASVVRQHLAL
- the rpsI gene encoding 30S ribosomal protein S9, which encodes MADIQDTAEFPQNFSTSTPEAEVVESAPRPVLSVPGAAVGRRKQAIARVRLIPGSGTITINGRTLEDYFPNKLHQQLINDPFTALNLVGAYDVIARISGGGDSGQAGALRLGIARALNNIDAENNRPTLKKAGFLSRDARVIERKKAGLKKARKAPQYSKR
- a CDS encoding ABC transporter ATP-binding protein, translated to MTSALAVDGLRVLYNRSIIGLSDVSLSVEQGQLVALLGSNGAGKTTLLRALSLTLGYCRGHIAAGSMEVFGRTLSGRNPHAAVLAGIAHVPEGRRVFTRLTVEENLRAGGFAAKTARDRQRAKDRVFALFPQLAEKRNIRAGLMSGGEQQMIAIGRALMSNPDLLMLDEPSLGLSPQTIERVADAIRTVNSEGTTVLLVEQNAGMALRIAEYAYVLDMGRIVLSGESSELATSPEVIERYLGGVDAVAKQPTSEVRPVLTRWSST
- a CDS encoding DoxX family protein, with protein sequence MNEIDLGFDIGMLLVRVYLGVNFIAYGGQKLFGLFGGPGLKGWSSYLRSLRMRSAGIIGPISAACEAGAAILMLLGLLIPLAAAGLIASMLVATFAVHWKNGYFNAKGGFTYPLAIIVLASAVAFAGPGSFAVGATWWQTLDLGAVGGLVALGLGVIGAGGALLTRVPEASAS